A part of Flavobacteriales bacterium genomic DNA contains:
- a CDS encoding transglycosylase domain-containing protein has product MMKNTSIKQKVFSLWLLILSPIILLSITLYLTSVGLFGELPTFEELENPKSNLATEIISSDGVVLGKYFFENRSNVKYHELSPKLVDALISTEDIRFRDHSGIDIRALLRAVKGVMTGSNSGGASTITQQLAKMLFTEKPASGLQRVMQKFKEWIIAVRLERQYTKDEILTMYLNKFDFINNAVGIKSASQIYFNTTPDALTIEESAMLVGMLKNPSLYNPNRRLEISQERRNVVLSQMKKYDYVSALEFDSLSNNPITLDFKKASHNEGLAPYLREYLRGDLKEWCKENHKADGTNYNLYTDGLKIYTSINSKMQEYAEDAVHSHLASLQSDFFKHWKGYSNAPFPKDFDREQIMAILELGMKRSDRYKKLKSRKASEKEIKKAFRTKVPMRVFTWKGERDTTMSPMDSVRYYKYFIHSGMMSMDPNTGHVKAYVGGINYKYFKYDHVKVGKRQVGSTFKPFLYALAMQEGYSPCYEIPNVPVVFEKNQWGLPDKDWVPRNSDDKYEGILMSLRFGLANSINTITAYIMKQFGPHSVLDLAKKMGISSKLDPVPSICLGTFDLSVYEMVGAYSTFVNKGIWTEPIIVTRIEDKNGILLQDFAPKTNEAMSEKTADLMVRMLQGVVDGVYNPHADVSMGTGVRLRRKYKFENEIGGKTGTTQNNSDGWFMGITPNLVTGVWSGNEDRSVHFRTTFYGQGANMALPVWAEYMQKVYADTLTLGIYPEKFNIPQSVDVLLDCGANDEGVTEYEEF; this is encoded by the coding sequence ATGATGAAAAATACATCTATCAAGCAAAAGGTGTTTTCGTTGTGGCTATTGATTTTAAGTCCAATTATCCTTTTATCCATTACCCTTTACCTTACTTCTGTGGGTTTATTTGGTGAACTTCCAACCTTTGAAGAACTAGAAAACCCAAAAAGTAATTTAGCAACAGAAATCATATCCTCCGATGGTGTTGTTTTAGGTAAATACTTTTTTGAAAATAGAAGCAATGTCAAATATCATGAGTTAAGCCCTAAGCTTGTAGATGCTCTTATATCGACCGAAGATATAAGGTTCCGAGATCATTCTGGAATAGATATTCGTGCGCTGTTACGAGCTGTAAAAGGTGTGATGACAGGCTCAAACTCCGGTGGAGCTAGTACAATTACTCAACAACTTGCTAAAATGTTGTTTACTGAAAAACCAGCCTCTGGACTTCAAAGAGTAATGCAAAAATTTAAAGAGTGGATAATCGCCGTTAGACTAGAAAGGCAATACACTAAAGATGAGATTCTTACCATGTATCTCAATAAATTTGATTTCATAAATAATGCTGTTGGGATAAAATCAGCCTCTCAAATATATTTTAATACTACACCTGATGCTTTAACAATAGAAGAGTCTGCAATGCTTGTGGGAATGTTAAAAAACCCTTCGCTATATAACCCTAACAGAAGGTTAGAAATTAGCCAAGAAAGACGGAATGTGGTGCTCTCACAAATGAAGAAATACGACTATGTCTCTGCATTAGAATTTGATTCTTTATCAAATAACCCTATAACATTAGACTTCAAAAAAGCGAGCCATAATGAAGGGCTTGCCCCATACCTTAGAGAATACCTTAGAGGTGATCTTAAAGAATGGTGTAAAGAAAATCATAAAGCCGATGGTACTAACTACAATCTTTATACAGATGGTCTAAAAATTTATACCTCTATAAATTCTAAAATGCAAGAATATGCTGAAGATGCTGTTCACTCTCATTTAGCCTCGTTGCAAAGCGACTTTTTCAAACATTGGAAGGGCTATTCAAACGCACCGTTTCCAAAAGATTTCGATAGAGAACAAATTATGGCAATATTAGAGCTAGGCATGAAACGTTCTGACCGTTATAAAAAATTAAAAAGCCGTAAAGCATCTGAAAAAGAAATAAAAAAAGCATTTAGAACAAAAGTCCCAATGCGAGTTTTTACTTGGAAAGGAGAAAGAGATACCACAATGTCACCTATGGACTCTGTACGTTATTATAAATACTTCATACATTCGGGAATGATGAGTATGGATCCAAATACTGGTCATGTAAAAGCCTATGTTGGAGGTATTAATTATAAGTATTTTAAATACGATCACGTCAAGGTCGGTAAACGACAAGTAGGTTCGACTTTTAAACCTTTTTTATATGCCTTGGCCATGCAAGAAGGGTATTCCCCCTGCTATGAAATCCCTAACGTACCTGTAGTTTTTGAAAAAAATCAATGGGGACTCCCCGACAAAGATTGGGTTCCAAGAAACTCTGATGACAAATACGAAGGTATATTGATGAGTTTACGTTTCGGCTTAGCCAACTCCATTAATACCATTACGGCGTACATTATGAAACAATTTGGCCCTCATTCTGTACTAGATTTAGCAAAGAAAATGGGTATTAGTAGTAAGCTCGACCCAGTTCCATCTATTTGTTTAGGCACATTCGATTTATCTGTTTATGAAATGGTAGGAGCCTATTCTACATTTGTAAATAAAGGAATATGGACAGAGCCAATTATCGTAACAAGAATAGAAGATAAAAATGGTATTCTACTTCAAGATTTTGCCCCTAAGACAAATGAGGCTATGAGTGAAAAAACGGCTGATTTGATGGTAAGAATGTTGCAAGGTGTAGTGGACGGGGTGTATAACCCTCATGCTGATGTAAGCATGGGTACAGGAGTAAGGTTAAGAAGAAAATATAAGTTCGAGAATGAAATAGGTGGTAAAACAGGTACCACCCAAAACAATTCTGACGGTTGGTTCATGGGAATAACTCCTAACTTAGTCACAGGAGTATGGTCTGGTAATGAAGATAGAAGTGTCCATTTCAGAACTACTTTTTATGGACAAGGGGCAAATATGGCTTTACCCGTTTGGGCCGAGTATATGCAAAAAGTATACGCCGACACTTTAACGCTAGGCATTTATCCTGAAAAATTTAATATCCCTCAATCCGTTGATGTACTACTAGATTGTGGGGCAAATGATGAGGGAGTGACTGAATACGAAGAATTTTAA
- a CDS encoding gliding motility lipoprotein GldH produces MMKYCYITVVLLFLFSCDSNRVFEKNISIENNVWTLNQTPSFEYNHIDTISELNMLVNVRHSSSYPFSNLWIFVNTISPDGTIKKDTLECVLAEKNGKWIGNGLGDIWDIQCQFKTSRLKEDGWYTFKIEQAMRHGDLAKIEELPGIMEIGLRIEK; encoded by the coding sequence ATGATGAAATATTGTTACATAACTGTTGTTTTACTTTTCTTGTTTTCATGTGATTCCAACAGAGTCTTCGAAAAAAATATATCTATAGAAAATAACGTTTGGACACTCAATCAAACACCCTCTTTTGAATATAACCATATAGATACTATATCGGAGCTGAATATGCTTGTTAACGTAAGGCATTCGAGCAGCTATCCATTCTCTAATTTATGGATATTTGTAAATACTATTTCTCCAGATGGAACAATAAAAAAAGACACCCTAGAGTGTGTTTTAGCAGAGAAAAACGGGAAGTGGATTGGAAATGGATTGGGGGATATATGGGACATTCAATGTCAGTTTAAAACAAGTCGACTCAAAGAAGATGGATGGTATACATTTAAAATTGAGCAAGCTATGCGACATGGCGACTTGGCTAAGATTGAGGAACTTCCAGGGATAATGGAAATAGGTTTAAGAATAGAAAAATAA
- the ricT gene encoding regulatory iron-sulfur-containing complex subunit RicT, with product MGCSGCSSGGCGSGLPRGCKNNGNCGSGGCNQLSVFDWLANIQDADSDSTFMGVEVRFKGSRKEFYNNSKKLPLSVGDVVAVQSDSGHDIGVVSIIGSLAKLQMKKKIKSSSLDDLCIIYRKAKENDILKWKEAVALENETMHGARKSAELLGLEMKISDVEYQGDKNKATFYYTANGRVDFRELIKALSSQFKIRIEMRQIGARQEAARLGGIGACGRELCCSSWLTDFRSVSTSAARYQQLSINPQKLAGQCGKLKCCLNYELDGYMEGIKEFPNTNTKLKTKLGECSFIKMDIFQRKMWYAYPMSANESIVELPLDYVNKVIEQNSKGIVPDKLEQFFTPIDTPKNDYENVVGQDSINRFDNRQKKQKKGKKRRFFKRKTKKV from the coding sequence ATGGGTTGCTCAGGATGTTCTTCAGGCGGATGTGGTAGCGGATTACCAAGAGGTTGTAAAAACAACGGTAACTGCGGTAGTGGAGGGTGTAATCAATTGTCTGTTTTTGACTGGCTTGCTAACATTCAAGATGCTGATAGCGACAGCACATTCATGGGCGTAGAAGTGCGTTTTAAAGGTAGTCGTAAAGAATTCTATAACAACTCCAAAAAACTACCATTATCAGTTGGCGATGTAGTGGCTGTTCAGTCCGATTCTGGGCACGATATTGGTGTAGTATCTATCATCGGTTCATTAGCAAAGTTGCAAATGAAAAAGAAGATAAAATCATCCTCACTGGACGATTTATGTATTATCTACAGAAAGGCTAAAGAAAACGATATCCTAAAATGGAAAGAAGCTGTTGCCTTAGAAAATGAAACCATGCATGGAGCAAGGAAATCTGCCGAACTGCTAGGGCTTGAGATGAAAATAAGCGACGTAGAATATCAAGGCGATAAAAATAAAGCGACCTTTTATTATACGGCTAATGGTAGAGTTGACTTTAGAGAGTTAATAAAGGCCTTATCTTCTCAGTTTAAAATCAGAATAGAAATGCGACAAATTGGAGCACGACAAGAAGCTGCAAGGCTGGGTGGTATTGGGGCGTGTGGTAGAGAGTTGTGTTGCTCCTCTTGGCTAACAGATTTTAGAAGTGTAAGCACCTCTGCCGCTAGGTATCAACAGCTATCTATAAACCCTCAAAAATTAGCCGGTCAGTGTGGTAAACTTAAATGCTGTCTAAACTATGAGCTAGATGGATATATGGAGGGGATCAAAGAATTTCCAAACACAAACACTAAGCTTAAAACAAAATTAGGAGAGTGTTCATTCATCAAAATGGATATTTTTCAGCGTAAAATGTGGTACGCATACCCTATGTCTGCTAATGAATCAATAGTTGAGCTTCCACTCGACTATGTCAACAAAGTGATTGAACAAAACTCAAAAGGTATTGTCCCTGATAAATTAGAGCAATTCTTTACACCAATAGACACGCCTAAAAATGATTACGAAAATGTTGTTGGACAAGACAGTATTAATCGTTTCGACAATCGTCAAAAAAAGCAAAAGAAAGGTAAAAAACGTCGATTCTTTAAAAGAAAAACTAAAAAGGTATGA
- a CDS encoding DNA polymerase III subunit delta' has protein sequence MLFKDIPSNDRAKQHLLKAVQNDRLSHAHLFLGEDGSSGLAMAWAFAQYLMCAEPTENDSCGRCPSCLKSAKLSHPDLHWVFPVITGKGSNPTSDLFISDWRSLLENNPFPSEEDWYSHLGTTNKQGFISVNEANELSKKTILKPYEGSYRVIIIWHAEKMHGPTANKLLKLLEEPPEKTIFILLTSHAENLLATIVSRLQSLSIDPTDEKSLSDFLQKSYNVDEGRANETAILSDGNIGKAIHFLIGNEMLSQNTEEFQNWMRMCYKAKVVELSSWIDTANSWGREQQKGFLQYALHMVRESLIQNFAHHSIKKVREEERVFTEKFAPFIHQNNAVEIIEELELAHQHITRNGNAKIIFMDLTLKMVVLLHAKSINLQTTTN, from the coding sequence ATGCTTTTTAAAGATATTCCTTCCAACGATAGGGCAAAACAACATTTACTTAAAGCTGTCCAAAATGACAGGTTAAGTCATGCGCATTTGTTTTTAGGGGAAGACGGCTCTTCTGGCCTAGCTATGGCGTGGGCTTTTGCACAATATTTGATGTGCGCCGAACCCACAGAAAACGATTCATGCGGCAGATGTCCCTCATGCTTAAAGAGTGCTAAGCTTAGCCACCCTGACTTGCATTGGGTTTTCCCTGTTATTACTGGCAAAGGCAGTAATCCTACTAGCGATTTGTTTATTTCAGACTGGAGATCCTTGTTAGAAAATAATCCTTTCCCCTCTGAAGAAGATTGGTATTCTCATTTGGGGACAACTAACAAGCAAGGCTTTATAAGCGTAAACGAAGCAAATGAATTAAGTAAAAAAACTATCCTTAAACCTTATGAGGGTTCGTATAGAGTTATTATTATTTGGCATGCCGAGAAGATGCATGGGCCAACAGCCAATAAACTTTTGAAGCTACTGGAAGAGCCACCAGAAAAAACCATCTTTATCCTATTAACATCACATGCTGAAAACTTACTAGCTACCATTGTTTCTAGGCTACAAAGTTTAAGCATTGACCCAACCGATGAAAAGAGCCTTTCAGACTTCCTTCAAAAAAGCTATAATGTCGATGAAGGTCGTGCTAACGAAACAGCAATATTGTCTGACGGCAACATTGGCAAGGCTATTCATTTTTTAATTGGAAATGAAATGCTGTCTCAAAATACAGAAGAGTTCCAAAATTGGATGAGGATGTGTTATAAAGCAAAAGTTGTAGAATTATCATCTTGGATTGACACTGCCAACTCATGGGGAAGAGAGCAACAAAAAGGGTTTTTGCAATATGCCTTACATATGGTCAGAGAAAGCTTAATACAAAATTTTGCTCATCATAGCATAAAAAAAGTTAGAGAGGAAGAACGGGTTTTTACCGAAAAGTTTGCTCCTTTCATTCATCAAAATAATGCTGTTGAAATAATTGAAGAATTAGAACTTGCCCATCAACATATTACTAGAAACGGAAATGCTAAAATTATTTTTATGGATTTGACACTAAAGATGGTCGTGCTTCTTCACGCTAAAAGTATAAATTTGCAAACAACTACAAACTAA
- a CDS encoding phosphoglycerate kinase, producing the protein MKHLDSFPFQNQRFLIRVDFNVPMDADLKITDDTRMRATLPTINKIISSGGSVVLMSHRGRPKGTEDKLSMRHLVSHLSDLLSVDVKFVDQCVGEKAVQASQSLQSGEVLLVENLRFHSEETAGDLAFAKQLSELGDVYVNDAFGTAHRAHASTAVIAQLFQDKKCFGYVMANEIENIDKVVGGAKKPFTAIMGGAKVSSKITIILRMLEEVDNLIIGGGMTYTFVKAMGGEVGNSLVEEDKLDLALEIMETAKAKGVRLCIPTDSMNADKFENDANKEYSLVGNVPEGFMGLDIGHQTAQQFTEVIEQSATILWNGPMGVFEMENFSQGTKAIADALVSATNKGAFTLVGGGDSVAAINKYDMSDKVSYVSTGGGAMLEYLEGKALPGIAAIIKD; encoded by the coding sequence ATGAAACACCTAGATTCTTTTCCTTTTCAAAACCAACGTTTTCTTATTAGGGTAGACTTCAATGTGCCTATGGATGCAGACTTGAAAATTACCGACGATACGAGAATGAGAGCTACTCTACCAACCATAAATAAGATTATTTCTTCTGGCGGCTCTGTAGTATTAATGTCACATAGAGGAAGACCTAAAGGAACAGAAGATAAGCTGTCGATGCGTCATTTAGTATCTCACTTAAGTGATTTATTATCCGTTGATGTTAAGTTTGTTGACCAATGTGTTGGAGAAAAAGCTGTTCAGGCTAGTCAATCTTTACAATCAGGAGAGGTGTTATTGGTTGAAAATTTACGTTTTCACTCTGAAGAAACTGCTGGTGATCTTGCTTTTGCAAAACAACTGTCAGAATTAGGAGATGTTTATGTCAATGACGCTTTCGGAACCGCTCATAGAGCCCACGCTTCAACAGCTGTTATTGCCCAACTTTTTCAAGACAAAAAGTGCTTTGGATATGTGATGGCTAATGAGATAGAGAATATTGACAAAGTGGTTGGAGGAGCAAAAAAGCCATTTACTGCCATTATGGGAGGTGCAAAAGTATCTTCTAAAATCACTATCATCCTTCGTATGCTTGAAGAAGTCGACAACTTAATAATTGGCGGGGGCATGACTTATACTTTTGTTAAGGCAATGGGAGGTGAAGTAGGAAATTCTTTAGTAGAAGAAGACAAGTTGGATTTGGCTCTAGAAATTATGGAGACGGCTAAAGCAAAAGGCGTTAGGCTGTGTATTCCTACTGATTCTATGAATGCAGATAAGTTTGAAAACGACGCTAACAAAGAATACTCTTTGGTGGGCAATGTTCCTGAGGGTTTTATGGGCTTAGATATTGGACATCAGACCGCACAACAGTTTACAGAAGTAATAGAACAATCAGCTACTATATTGTGGAACGGTCCAATGGGAGTTTTTGAAATGGAAAACTTTTCTCAAGGCACAAAAGCCATTGCTGACGCTTTAGTTAGCGCTACCAATAAAGGGGCTTTCACTCTTGTAGGTGGTGGCGATTCTGTAGCAGCAATTAATAAATACGATATGTCTGATAAGGTAAGCTATGTATCAACAGGTGGTGGCGCTATGCTTGAATACTTAGAAGGCAAGGCCTTGCCAGGAATTGCGGCGATTATTAAAGACTAA
- a CDS encoding CvpA family protein, which produces MNYLDIVLAVPLLWGLYKGISKGIVKELAALIALIAGIYGAVHFADSIHPYLKEHFSIETSFVPIVSFAITFIAIVLAIRLVGFIIDKIVKAVALGIISRLLGGVFGIMKTAFIISGLLLIFNTFDYYLNLIPIKQKKESVLYEPISNMIPSIMPNVKDGDSLIKEAEKVWKDTEDKISL; this is translated from the coding sequence ATGAATTATTTAGATATTGTTTTAGCTGTTCCTCTGTTGTGGGGTTTGTATAAAGGTATAAGCAAGGGGATTGTAAAAGAACTTGCTGCCCTAATTGCTTTAATAGCTGGTATATATGGTGCTGTTCATTTTGCAGATAGCATCCATCCCTATTTAAAAGAGCACTTTTCTATAGAAACCTCATTTGTTCCTATTGTATCATTCGCCATTACGTTTATTGCCATTGTTTTAGCAATAAGATTAGTCGGATTTATAATAGATAAAATTGTTAAAGCAGTTGCCTTAGGTATTATTAGTCGTTTATTGGGCGGTGTTTTTGGAATAATGAAAACCGCATTTATAATAAGTGGATTGCTTCTTATTTTTAACACCTTTGATTACTATCTCAATTTGATACCTATCAAACAGAAAAAAGAATCCGTATTGTATGAGCCTATCTCAAACATGATACCTTCAATAATGCCAAATGTAAAAGATGGTGACTCTTTAATTAAAGAAGCTGAAAAGGTTTGGAAAGATACTGAAGATAAAATTAGTCTTTAA
- a CDS encoding peptidylprolyl isomerase, which yields MKPILTVVLAFSLSLLAHSQERVKVKISTNYGDIVAELYDETPIHRDNFIKLVKDGFYNGTLFHRVIPGFMIQGGDPVSKEENPQQSIGNGGPGYTLPAEFNKKFFHKKGALAAARMGDAVNPKKESSGSQFYIVEGQVYDEKTLTMFANRMGVTFNKEQQKAYSTIGGTPHLDANYTVFGEVIEGLELISKISNVKRDKNNLPLEKVVMKVSLIK from the coding sequence ATGAAACCAATATTAACAGTCGTATTAGCATTTTCTTTAAGTCTACTTGCGCATTCTCAAGAGCGAGTAAAAGTAAAAATATCCACTAACTATGGTGATATAGTAGCCGAGCTTTATGATGAAACCCCAATACATAGAGATAATTTCATAAAACTTGTTAAAGACGGTTTTTATAATGGCACACTTTTTCACAGAGTTATCCCTGGCTTTATGATTCAAGGTGGAGACCCTGTTTCTAAAGAAGAAAATCCTCAGCAATCGATTGGCAATGGAGGTCCGGGTTACACCTTACCAGCAGAATTTAACAAGAAATTTTTTCATAAAAAAGGCGCTCTAGCAGCAGCTCGTATGGGCGATGCGGTCAATCCCAAAAAAGAGTCTTCAGGCTCGCAGTTTTATATTGTTGAAGGTCAAGTTTATGATGAAAAAACCTTAACTATGTTTGCTAATAGAATGGGGGTAACCTTTAACAAGGAACAGCAAAAAGCCTATTCTACAATTGGAGGAACACCACATTTGGACGCTAACTATACGGTGTTTGGAGAGGTTATAGAAGGCCTTGAGCTCATCTCTAAAATATCGAATGTAAAAAGGGACAAAAACAACTTACCCTTAGAAAAAGTAGTTATGAAAGTAAGCCTAATCAAGTAG
- the pheS gene encoding phenylalanine--tRNA ligase subunit alpha, protein MLQKAKELLVEVSSYSPKNAEELEQFRIQYLGKKGLMNDLFAAFKEVPNEQKKDFGQALNQLKKAIQDKLEEGKQSFSDNTEQSSGLDLSRPVVEDQLGSRHPLSLVRNEIVDIFNRIGFTLSEGPEIEDDWHNFTALNLPDEHPARDMQDTFFIQQNPDILLRTHTSSVQVRFMEDNQPPIRTLSPGRVYRNEAISARAHCIFHQVEGLYIDKDVSFADLKQTLLYFAKEMFGDKTEIRLRPSYFPFTEPSAEVDVSCNICSGKGCNVCKYTGYLEILGCGMVDPNVLRNCGIDPEIYTGFAFGMGIERIAMLKYQVKDLRLFFENDVRFLEQFKSTI, encoded by the coding sequence ATGTTACAAAAAGCTAAAGAATTATTAGTTGAGGTCTCCTCTTATTCTCCCAAAAATGCGGAAGAGTTAGAACAGTTTCGTATTCAATACCTCGGTAAAAAAGGTTTGATGAACGATTTGTTTGCGGCGTTTAAAGAAGTGCCTAATGAGCAAAAGAAAGATTTTGGACAAGCTCTAAACCAGCTTAAAAAAGCCATTCAAGATAAATTGGAAGAAGGCAAACAAAGTTTTTCAGATAATACGGAGCAATCTTCAGGCTTAGATTTGTCAAGGCCTGTTGTAGAAGATCAATTAGGCAGCAGACACCCTTTATCATTAGTGCGAAACGAGATTGTTGACATATTTAATCGTATTGGCTTCACTCTTTCAGAAGGACCGGAGATAGAAGACGATTGGCACAACTTCACCGCTCTTAATTTACCCGATGAGCACCCAGCAAGAGATATGCAGGATACTTTCTTTATTCAGCAAAACCCTGACATCTTACTCAGAACACATACTTCATCGGTACAGGTTAGGTTTATGGAAGACAACCAGCCTCCCATTAGGACATTATCACCAGGTAGAGTATACAGAAATGAAGCCATTTCAGCTCGAGCGCATTGTATTTTCCATCAAGTAGAAGGGTTATACATTGATAAAGACGTTTCTTTTGCGGACCTTAAACAGACCTTGCTTTACTTTGCTAAAGAAATGTTTGGCGACAAAACAGAGATCCGATTACGTCCGTCCTATTTTCCTTTTACTGAACCAAGTGCTGAGGTAGATGTGTCTTGTAATATATGCTCTGGCAAAGGGTGTAACGTATGTAAATACACAGGTTATTTAGAAATCCTAGGCTGTGGTATGGTTGACCCTAACGTACTCAGAAATTGTGGCATTGACCCAGAGATATATACTGGCTTTGCTTTTGGTATGGGTATAGAACGAATAGCTATGCTCAAATATCAAGTCAAGGACTTACGTTTATTCTTTGAAAATGATGTTCGTTTTCTAGAGCAGTTTAAATCAACTATTTAG
- the neuC gene encoding UDP-N-acetylglucosamine 2-epimerase produces MSKTIVFLSGTRADFGKLKSLIKISSESDDFKVHIFATGMHLQEEYGYTVNEIEKSGFKNIHKFPNHTKESTMDLTLAKTIEGLSSFVKEVQADMLLVHGDRVEALAGAIVGSLNNILVGHIEGGEVSGTIDELIRHSISKLSHIHFVANEEAKQRLLQMGELESQIFVIGSPDIDIMFSESLPSLNEAVDYYDIPFKRFNILMFHPVTTENKIAEYANNLVNSVLEDDGNYIVIKPNNDMGSSLINKALKKLENNSRFKIFPSLRFEYFLVLLKNCQFIIGNSSAGVREAPYYGVTSIDIGSRQLNRVKSDSVVHCSYDKKEIRLAIEKAKNRTPSKSSHPFGKGQSDQLFIELLMGAELWSIPCQKQFKDREFSNN; encoded by the coding sequence TTGAGTAAGACTATCGTATTTCTTTCTGGTACTCGTGCCGATTTTGGCAAGTTAAAATCCTTAATAAAAATCAGTTCAGAATCGGATGATTTTAAGGTTCATATTTTTGCTACAGGTATGCACCTACAAGAAGAGTATGGCTATACCGTTAACGAAATAGAAAAATCTGGTTTTAAAAACATTCATAAATTTCCTAATCACACCAAAGAATCCACTATGGATTTGACTCTTGCCAAAACCATAGAAGGGTTATCGAGTTTTGTAAAAGAAGTACAAGCAGATATGTTGCTTGTTCATGGTGACAGAGTGGAAGCCTTAGCAGGGGCAATTGTCGGCTCTTTGAATAATATTTTGGTAGGGCATATAGAAGGTGGTGAAGTATCGGGAACTATTGATGAACTTATTAGGCATTCGATAAGCAAACTGAGTCACATCCATTTTGTAGCTAATGAAGAAGCTAAACAACGCTTACTACAGATGGGTGAGTTAGAAAGTCAAATCTTTGTGATTGGCTCACCAGATATTGATATTATGTTTTCAGAAAGTTTGCCAAGCTTAAATGAGGCTGTGGATTATTATGATATTCCATTTAAGCGCTTTAATATCTTAATGTTTCACCCTGTCACTACTGAAAATAAAATAGCAGAATACGCTAATAATTTAGTGAATTCTGTATTAGAAGACGATGGTAACTATATCGTCATCAAGCCCAATAATGACATGGGTTCATCTTTGATAAATAAGGCTTTAAAAAAATTAGAAAATAATTCAAGGTTTAAAATTTTTCCGTCTCTACGCTTTGAATATTTCTTAGTGCTTCTAAAAAATTGTCAATTTATTATTGGCAATAGTAGTGCTGGAGTAAGAGAGGCTCCCTATTATGGTGTTACAAGTATTGATATTGGAAGCCGACAATTGAATAGAGTCAAATCCGATAGTGTTGTACACTGTTCTTATGACAAAAAAGAGATACGTTTAGCCATAGAAAAAGCTAAAAATAGGACGCCAAGCAAGTCAAGTCATCCATTTGGAAAGGGACAAAGTGACCAACTATTTATAGAACTGCTAATGGGTGCTGAGCTGTGGTCAATTCCTTGTCAAAAACAATTTAAAGATCGTGAATTTTCTAACAATTAA
- a CDS encoding N-acetylneuraminate synthase family protein: MIEIAGRKIGAEYPPVVIAEIGINHEGSLEVAKEMVNAAHRAGVEIVKHQTHIVEDEMSGAAKKVIPGNADVSIYEIMERCSLNEREELELKKYVESKGMIFISTPFSRAAADRLHQWDVPAYKIGSGECNNYPLLEHISSFGKPIILSTGMNTIESITKAVSIFKKHNVQYALLHTTNLYPTPNRLVRLGAMQEMANHFSGTTFGLSDHTISNHACLGAVALGASILERHFTDHMNRTGPDIVCSMDEENCKALIEGSRIIWEQSGGTKGPAEEEQVTIDFAFATVCSIKNITKGEALSMDNIWVKRPGTGPILAEHFNSILGKKAKRDIQNDEQLNWQDFE; this comes from the coding sequence ATGATTGAAATAGCAGGAAGAAAAATTGGAGCAGAATACCCCCCAGTTGTCATTGCTGAAATTGGCATTAACCACGAGGGAAGTTTAGAAGTAGCTAAAGAAATGGTAAATGCGGCACATCGTGCAGGTGTAGAAATAGTCAAGCATCAAACCCACATTGTAGAAGATGAAATGAGTGGGGCTGCCAAAAAGGTAATCCCTGGCAATGCCGATGTTTCCATTTATGAAATTATGGAGCGCTGTTCGCTTAACGAAAGGGAAGAGCTGGAACTCAAAAAATACGTAGAATCCAAAGGGATGATATTTATAAGTACGCCATTTTCTAGAGCTGCTGCCGACAGACTACATCAATGGGATGTTCCAGCCTATAAAATTGGCTCTGGCGAATGTAATAACTACCCATTATTAGAGCATATTTCGTCTTTCGGTAAGCCTATTATTTTGAGTACTGGCATGAATACTATTGAAAGCATTACAAAGGCTGTATCCATTTTCAAAAAACATAATGTTCAATACGCTTTATTGCACACTACAAACTTGTACCCTACTCCTAATCGATTGGTCCGATTAGGAGCTATGCAAGAGATGGCCAATCATTTTTCGGGCACCACTTTTGGCTTATCTGACCATACCATAAGCAATCATGCTTGTTTAGGAGCCGTTGCTTTAGGAGCGTCTATCTTAGAAAGACACTTTACGGACCACATGAACAGAACAGGTCCAGATATTGTGTGTTCTATGGACGAAGAAAACTGTAAAGCACTTATTGAAGGTAGTCGCATTATTTGGGAACAAAGTGGAGGAACAAAAGGTCCTGCCGAAGAAGAGCAAGTGACTATTGACTTTGCCTTTGCTACGGTATGTTCTATCAAAAATATCACAAAAGGAGAGGCTCTTAGCATGGATAATATCTGGGTTAAACGTCCTGGAACAGGTCCAATACTAGCCGAACATTTCAACTCTATTTTGGGTAAAAAAGCCAAAAGAGATATACAAAACGATGAACAATTAAACTGGCAAGATTTTGAGTAA